A portion of the Pseudomonas sp. PSE14 genome contains these proteins:
- a CDS encoding OmpA family protein has translation MFTARSLSMVAAATVLALMAGCASQNPYDPNTQAPAEGGMSKTAKYGALGALAGAVAGAAINHDNRGKGAMIGAAAIGAAAAGYGYYADKQEAKLRQQMQGTGVQVERQGDDIKLIMPGNITFATDSANIAPSFYTPLNNLANSFKEFNQNSIEIVGYTDSTGSRQHNMDLSQRRAQSVAAYLTSQGVDSTRVSTRGMGPDQPIASNADANGRAQNRRVEVNLKALPGAQTQQYQQ, from the coding sequence ATGTTCACTGCACGTAGTCTGTCCATGGTCGCGGCTGCCACCGTCCTCGCTCTCATGGCCGGTTGCGCTTCCCAGAACCCTTATGATCCCAACACCCAGGCCCCGGCCGAGGGTGGCATGAGTAAGACCGCCAAGTACGGTGCCCTGGGCGCGCTGGCCGGCGCTGTCGCCGGTGCCGCGATCAACCACGACAACCGTGGCAAGGGCGCGATGATCGGCGCTGCCGCCATCGGTGCCGCCGCCGCCGGTTACGGCTACTACGCCGACAAGCAGGAAGCCAAGCTGCGCCAGCAGATGCAAGGCACCGGCGTACAGGTCGAGCGCCAAGGCGATGACATCAAGCTGATCATGCCGGGCAACATCACCTTCGCCACCGACTCGGCGAACATTGCTCCGTCCTTCTACACCCCGCTGAACAACCTGGCCAACTCCTTCAAGGAGTTCAACCAGAACAGCATCGAGATCGTCGGTTACACCGACAGCACCGGCAGCCGCCAGCACAACATGGACCTGTCCCAGCGTCGTGCGCAGTCCGTGGCGGCATACCTGACCTCCCAAGGCGTAGACTCCACCCGCGTAAGCACCCGTGGCATGGGCCCGGACCAGCCGATCGCGTCCAACGCCGACGCCAACGGCCGCGCGCAGAACCGCCGCGTCGAAGTGAACCTGAAGGCCCTGCCGGGCGCGCAGACTCAGCAGTACCAGCAGTAA
- the pta gene encoding phosphate acetyltransferase, with product MHTFFLAPTGFGVGLTSTSLGLIRALQRAGLKVGFFKPIAQPHAGDDGPERSSELVARTHGLNAPTPLSLAKVERMLGDGMLDELLEDIVGMFNRAAEDKDVMIVEGMVPTKHASYAARINGHLARSVDAEVILVSAPDNETVKELSDRIEILAQLFGGPRDPNLAGLIVNKVRGGESDDAPRDAEAAARLFGERLKEHSSLLRDGDVRLLGCIPWQDEMNAPRTRDVADLLDASVLNAGDYEQRRVQKIILCAPSAPNTVHLLKPGVLVVVPGDRDDIILASCLAAMNGVPLAGLLLCSGLTPDARIMELCRSALQSGLPVLTVKTGSFDTAGDLTRMNKEIPVDDRERAERVTEFVAGHIDFEWLKDRCGAPHELRLSPPVFRYQLTQRANRAGKRIVLPEGSEPRTVQAASICHARGIARCVLLAKPDDVQAVAQMLGIVLPEDLEIIDPDLVRSRYVEPMVELRKGKSLNAPMAEQQLEDNTVLGTMMLALDEVDGLVSGAIHTTANTIRPALQLIKTAPGYNLVSSVFFMLLPDQVVVYGDCAVNPDPSASDLAEIALQSADSAQAFGITPRVAMISYSTGDSGSGADVEKVREATRIAQEKRPDLLIDGPLQYDAAAIASVGRQKAPDSPVAGRANVFVFPDLNTGNTTYKAVQRSADCVSIGPMLQGLRKPVNDLSRGALVDDIVYTIALTAIQADSGKDG from the coding sequence ATGCACACCTTCTTCCTCGCGCCGACCGGTTTCGGTGTCGGCCTGACGTCCACCAGCCTGGGCCTGATCCGCGCCCTGCAACGCGCCGGCCTTAAAGTCGGTTTCTTCAAACCCATCGCCCAACCCCACGCTGGCGACGACGGCCCGGAACGATCCAGCGAGCTGGTCGCCCGCACCCACGGCCTCAATGCCCCTACCCCGCTGTCGCTGGCCAAGGTCGAGCGCATGCTCGGCGATGGCATGCTCGACGAGCTGCTGGAAGACATCGTCGGGATGTTCAACCGGGCGGCGGAAGACAAGGACGTCATGATCGTCGAGGGCATGGTGCCGACCAAGCACGCCAGCTACGCCGCGCGCATCAACGGGCACCTGGCGCGCAGCGTGGACGCCGAGGTGATCCTGGTGTCGGCGCCGGACAACGAGACGGTGAAGGAACTGTCCGACCGCATCGAAATCCTCGCCCAGCTGTTCGGCGGCCCGCGCGATCCGAACCTGGCCGGGCTGATCGTGAACAAGGTGCGCGGCGGCGAAAGCGACGACGCACCGCGCGACGCGGAGGCCGCCGCCCGCCTGTTCGGCGAACGCCTGAAGGAACACTCGTCGCTGCTGCGCGACGGCGACGTGCGCCTGCTCGGCTGCATTCCTTGGCAGGACGAGATGAACGCCCCACGAACCCGCGACGTGGCCGACCTGCTGGATGCCAGCGTGCTCAACGCCGGCGACTACGAACAACGCCGCGTGCAGAAGATCATCCTCTGCGCCCCCTCGGCGCCGAACACCGTGCACCTGCTCAAGCCCGGTGTGCTGGTGGTGGTGCCGGGCGACCGCGACGACATCATCCTCGCCTCCTGCCTGGCCGCCATGAACGGCGTGCCGCTGGCCGGCCTGCTGCTGTGCTCGGGGCTGACGCCTGACGCACGGATCATGGAGCTGTGCCGCAGCGCACTGCAGAGCGGCCTGCCGGTACTGACGGTGAAGACCGGCTCCTTCGACACCGCCGGCGACCTTACCCGGATGAACAAGGAAATCCCGGTGGATGACCGCGAGCGCGCCGAGCGCGTCACCGAGTTCGTCGCCGGACACATCGACTTCGAATGGCTGAAGGACCGCTGCGGCGCGCCCCACGAACTGCGCCTGTCGCCGCCGGTGTTCCGCTACCAGCTGACCCAGCGAGCCAACCGCGCGGGCAAGCGCATCGTCCTGCCCGAAGGCAGCGAGCCGCGCACCGTGCAGGCCGCCTCGATCTGCCATGCGCGCGGCATCGCCCGCTGCGTGCTGCTGGCCAAGCCCGACGACGTGCAGGCGGTGGCGCAGATGCTCGGCATCGTGCTGCCCGAGGACCTGGAAATCATCGACCCGGACCTGGTGCGCAGCCGCTACGTCGAGCCCATGGTCGAACTGCGCAAGGGCAAGAGCCTGAACGCGCCGATGGCCGAGCAGCAGTTGGAAGACAACACGGTGCTGGGCACCATGATGCTCGCCCTGGACGAAGTGGACGGTCTGGTCTCCGGTGCCATCCACACCACCGCCAACACTATTCGCCCGGCGCTGCAGCTGATCAAGACCGCGCCCGGCTACAACCTGGTGTCCTCGGTGTTCTTCATGCTGCTGCCCGACCAGGTGGTGGTCTATGGCGACTGCGCGGTGAATCCCGATCCTTCGGCCAGTGACCTGGCGGAGATCGCCCTGCAAAGTGCCGACTCCGCGCAGGCCTTCGGCATCACCCCGCGGGTGGCGATGATCAGCTACTCCACCGGCGACTCCGGAAGTGGCGCAGATGTCGAGAAAGTGCGCGAAGCCACGCGCATCGCGCAGGAAAAACGCCCCGATCTGTTGATTGATGGCCCCTTGCAGTATGATGCCGCCGCCATCGCCAGCGTCGGCCGCCAGAAGGCACCCGACAGCCCGGTGGCAGGACGCGCCAACGTGTTCGTGTTCCCCGACCTGAACACCGGGAACACCACCTACAAGGCCGTCCAGCGCAGCGCCGACTGCGTCAGCATCGGGCCGATGCTGCAGGGGCTGCGCAAACCGGTGAACGACCTGTCGCGCGGCGCGCTGGTGGACGACATCGTCTACACCATCGCGCTCACCGCGATCCAGGCCGACAGCGGCAAGGACGGCTGA
- a CDS encoding LysR substrate-binding domain-containing protein yields the protein MARINFDLDVLRTFVTGIELGSFARAADRLGRSTSAVSAQLKKLEEQAGTPVLRREGRGMALTEAGETLLAYARRLLELNDEAAGALRGGSLEGRVRLGLQEDFGETLLPAVLARFARAHPKVRIEVRTARNQQLIEGVRNGELDLALAWETGERTAHMERIGAVPQCWIGAPDSLPVPGAEPLPLVMLESPCLLRSAATEALDRAGIAWRVAFTSAGLSGIWAAVAAGLGVGLRTPIGLPASVERLDPERAGLPVMAPLGLCLHSGEAEPEAVVARLRELLCEGVAELLDSPDFR from the coding sequence ATGGCCCGCATCAACTTCGATCTGGACGTGCTGCGCACCTTCGTCACCGGTATCGAGCTGGGCAGCTTCGCCCGCGCCGCGGATCGCCTGGGCCGCTCCACCTCCGCCGTCAGCGCGCAGTTGAAGAAGCTGGAGGAGCAGGCCGGCACCCCGGTGCTGCGCCGTGAAGGCCGTGGCATGGCGCTGACCGAGGCGGGCGAGACGCTGCTCGCCTATGCCCGCCGACTGCTGGAACTGAACGACGAGGCCGCTGGCGCCCTGCGCGGCGGTTCACTGGAAGGCCGTGTGCGCCTGGGGCTGCAGGAAGACTTCGGCGAAACCCTGCTGCCCGCCGTGCTGGCCCGCTTCGCCCGTGCCCATCCGAAGGTGCGTATCGAGGTGCGCACGGCGCGCAACCAGCAACTGATCGAAGGCGTGCGCAACGGCGAGCTGGACCTGGCGCTGGCCTGGGAAACCGGCGAGCGCACGGCGCACATGGAGCGTATCGGCGCCGTGCCGCAATGTTGGATCGGCGCGCCCGACAGCCTGCCGGTGCCCGGCGCGGAACCGTTGCCCCTGGTCATGCTGGAGTCCCCGTGCCTGCTGCGCAGCGCGGCGACGGAGGCGTTGGACCGCGCGGGTATCGCCTGGCGCGTGGCGTTCACCAGCGCCGGGCTGTCGGGCATCTGGGCGGCGGTGGCGGCCGGGTTGGGGGTTGGCCTGCGTACGCCCATCGGCTTGCCGGCCAGTGTCGAGCGGCTCGACCCTGAACGCGCTGGGCTGCCGGTCATGGCGCCGCTGGGGCTGTGCCTGCATAGCGGCGAGGCCGAGCCCGAAGCGGTGGTGGCGCGCCTGCGTGAACTGCTCTGCGAAGGCGTTGCCGAGCTGCTGGATAGTCCGGACTTTCGCTGA
- a CDS encoding glutathione peroxidase — MSAFHGLTLQGLDGQDLPLAPLKGKVVLVVNVASKCGLTPQYAGLENLYQQYKDQGFVVLGLPCNQFAGQEPGSEAEIQSFCSLNYGVSFPMSSKLDVNGSERHPLYRLLAGEGAEFPGDITWSFEKFLLAPDGRVLARFSPRTAPDDPALVHAIEKALGA, encoded by the coding sequence ATGAGCGCTTTTCACGGTCTGACGCTGCAAGGGCTCGACGGCCAGGATCTGCCGCTGGCCCCGCTCAAGGGCAAGGTCGTGCTGGTGGTCAACGTCGCCTCGAAGTGCGGCCTGACTCCGCAGTACGCCGGTCTGGAGAATCTCTACCAGCAATACAAGGATCAGGGTTTCGTGGTGCTCGGCCTGCCGTGCAACCAGTTCGCCGGGCAGGAGCCTGGCAGTGAAGCCGAGATCCAGTCGTTCTGTTCGTTGAACTACGGGGTCAGTTTCCCGATGTCCTCCAAGCTGGACGTCAACGGTTCGGAACGCCACCCGCTGTACCGACTGCTGGCGGGCGAGGGCGCCGAGTTCCCCGGCGACATCACCTGGAGCTTCGAGAAGTTCCTGCTCGCCCCGGACGGCCGCGTGCTGGCGCGATTCAGTCCGCGCACCGCGCCGGACGATCCCGCGCTGGTGCATGCCATCGAGAAGGCGCTGGGCGCCTGA
- a CDS encoding nitroreductase family protein: MSRFAAESSCLPATPDALRALIEQRRAVRRFLDEPVPDAVLRDCLEQAVLAPNACNLQPWSFQVIRDAELRRKLVPVCLGQNAARTAPVLIAVLARPDTWRESCAAILDQWPEPQVPEKVRDFYQRTAPFQYNQGAFGLRGLFKRTLYAFVGLRRALMRQPNSHAEMRLWAVKSTALAAQNLMLALQSHGLASCPMEGFDEVRLRKVLDIPRRAVPIMLLAVGRAADNGVYNARLRFPLEQRVSWH; the protein is encoded by the coding sequence ATGAGCCGTTTCGCCGCCGAATCATCCTGCCTGCCCGCAACCCCCGATGCGTTGCGCGCGCTGATCGAACAGCGCCGCGCGGTGCGGCGCTTCCTCGATGAGCCGGTGCCGGACGCCGTGCTGCGCGATTGCCTGGAGCAGGCGGTGCTCGCGCCCAACGCCTGCAACCTGCAGCCATGGAGTTTCCAGGTGATCCGCGATGCCGAGCTGCGCCGCAAGCTGGTGCCGGTGTGCCTGGGGCAGAACGCGGCGCGCACGGCGCCAGTGCTGATCGCCGTGCTGGCGCGCCCGGATACCTGGCGCGAGTCCTGCGCGGCGATCCTCGACCAGTGGCCGGAGCCGCAGGTGCCGGAGAAGGTGCGGGACTTCTACCAGCGCACCGCGCCCTTCCAGTACAACCAGGGGGCATTCGGCCTGCGCGGGCTGTTCAAGCGCACCCTCTATGCGTTCGTCGGCCTGCGCCGTGCGCTGATGCGCCAGCCCAACAGCCACGCGGAGATGCGCCTGTGGGCGGTGAAGTCCACCGCGCTGGCGGCGCAGAACCTGATGCTCGCCCTGCAGAGCCACGGCCTCGCCAGTTGCCCGATGGAGGGCTTCGACGAAGTACGGCTGCGCAAGGTGCTGGATATTCCCCGCCGCGCCGTGCCGATCATGCTGCTGGCGGTGGGGCGCGCCGCCGACAATGGCGTCTACAACGCGCGCCTGCGCTTCCCGCTGGAGCAGCGCGTCAGCTGGCACTGA
- a CDS encoding AraC family transcriptional regulator, translated as MKQPLNFTAELVPVAYAQALLDLAEELGVPRARLFELARVRPEVLQSPNGRLSFIDFNLLAGTALAHCNEPAFGLLLGLRLNVSTHGILGYAVLSSANLERAIGFALKYYRVLGLAYDLEMVEDEGISYLRASESIPLGPMGRFAAEGLMTSLYTIARFLVGEPLQGVSVGFGHAAPAYAERYAEVFGGEVSFDQPFHFIGLPSDYLARPMALANPATVQMCEQQCEALLATLDVQEGLLTRIRRLLLARPGEFPDLETVAGELHTSGRSLRRHLSNLGTTYQEVLDDVRKRLALQYLTTTHLPLYEIALLLGFNDPSNFRRAFRKWTGKLPTDYRRDD; from the coding sequence ATGAAACAACCGCTCAATTTCACCGCCGAACTGGTGCCCGTCGCCTATGCACAGGCGCTGCTCGATCTTGCCGAGGAGCTGGGCGTGCCCCGCGCGCGCCTGTTCGAGCTGGCCCGTGTGCGCCCCGAGGTGCTGCAAAGCCCCAATGGCCGCCTGTCCTTTATCGACTTCAACCTGCTCGCCGGCACCGCCCTGGCACACTGCAACGAGCCGGCCTTCGGGCTGCTGCTGGGGCTGCGGCTGAACGTCTCCACCCACGGTATCCTCGGCTACGCGGTGCTCTCCAGCGCCAACCTCGAACGCGCCATCGGCTTCGCCCTGAAGTACTACCGCGTGCTCGGCCTGGCCTACGACCTGGAGATGGTGGAAGACGAAGGCATCTCCTACCTGCGCGCCAGCGAGTCGATCCCGCTCGGGCCGATGGGGCGTTTCGCCGCCGAAGGCCTGATGACCAGCCTCTACACCATCGCCCGCTTCCTCGTCGGCGAACCTTTGCAGGGCGTCAGCGTCGGCTTCGGCCATGCCGCGCCGGCCTACGCGGAGCGTTACGCCGAGGTGTTCGGCGGCGAGGTGTCGTTCGACCAGCCGTTCCATTTCATCGGCCTGCCCAGCGACTACCTGGCGCGGCCCATGGCCCTGGCCAACCCGGCCACCGTGCAGATGTGCGAGCAGCAGTGCGAGGCCCTGTTGGCCACGCTGGACGTGCAGGAAGGGCTGCTGACCCGTATTCGCCGACTGCTGCTGGCGCGTCCCGGCGAGTTCCCCGACCTGGAGACCGTGGCGGGCGAGTTGCACACCAGCGGCCGCAGCCTGCGTCGACATTTATCGAACCTGGGCACCACCTACCAGGAAGTGCTCGACGACGTGCGCAAGCGCCTGGCCCTGCAGTACCTCACCACCACGCATCTGCCGCTCTACGAGATCGCGCTGCTGCTGGGCTTCAACGACCCGTCGAACTTCCGTCGGGCGTTCAGGAAATGGACCGGCAAGCTGCCGACCGACTACCGCCGGGACGATTGA
- a CDS encoding peptidylprolyl isomerase: MQIAANKAVSIDYTLTNDAGEVIDSSAGGAPLVYLHGAHNIIAGLEKALEGKQVGDELDVTIEPADAYGEYSAELVATLTREMFEGVDELEVGMQFHASAPDGGMQIVTIRDIDGDDVTVDGNHPLAGQRLNFKVKVVNVRDASAEEVAHGHIHGEGGHHH, encoded by the coding sequence ATGCAGATCGCGGCCAACAAGGCGGTTTCCATCGACTATACCCTGACCAACGACGCAGGTGAGGTCATCGACAGCTCCGCCGGCGGCGCTCCGCTGGTCTACCTGCACGGTGCCCACAACATCATCGCCGGCCTGGAAAAGGCCCTGGAAGGCAAGCAGGTTGGCGACGAGCTGGACGTCACCATCGAGCCGGCCGACGCCTATGGCGAGTACAGCGCCGAACTGGTCGCCACCCTGACCCGTGAAATGTTCGAAGGCGTGGACGAGCTGGAAGTTGGCATGCAGTTCCACGCTTCCGCTCCGGACGGCGGCATGCAGATCGTCACCATCCGCGACATCGACGGCGACGACGTGACCGTCGACGGCAACCACCCCCTGGCCGGCCAGCGCCTGAACTTCAAGGTGAAGGTGGTCAACGTGCGTGACGCTTCCGCCGAAGAAGTCGCCCACGGCCACATCCACGGCGAAGGTGGTCACCACCACTGA
- a CDS encoding tautomerase family protein, which produces MPTVRISLRKGKQPQYLHELADTVYDAMHEAFNVPEGDQFVMIHQHEPEEFIYNRGYLGGPRSDDFVLIAITIGRPRDAQTKQAFYRHLNALLGERLGIASEDVMVQITSSEADDWSFGGGRMGVMTRPDAVSAS; this is translated from the coding sequence ATGCCCACCGTTCGCATTTCCCTGCGCAAAGGCAAACAACCGCAGTACCTGCACGAGCTGGCCGATACCGTCTACGACGCCATGCACGAAGCCTTCAACGTGCCGGAAGGCGATCAGTTCGTGATGATCCACCAGCACGAGCCGGAGGAGTTCATCTACAACCGCGGCTATCTGGGCGGGCCGCGCAGCGACGACTTCGTGCTGATCGCCATCACCATCGGCCGCCCCCGCGACGCGCAGACCAAACAGGCGTTCTACCGGCACCTGAACGCGCTGCTGGGCGAACGGCTGGGCATCGCCAGCGAGGACGTGATGGTGCAGATCACCAGCAGCGAGGCGGACGACTGGTCGTTCGGTGGCGGCCGCATGGGCGTGATGACCCGCCCCGACGCGGTCAGTGCCAGCTGA
- a CDS encoding acyltransferase has product MLSFLPANLRGILASLILFVSTLCWATLLFSMTLVKILLPFAAAQSVCSKIMSLIAEGWIGCNKGWMNLVRDTRWDVKGLEGLEYEHSYLVTSNHQSWVDILVLQYQLNRRVPLLRFFLKQELIWVPIIGLCWWALDFPFMKRYTKAYLAKHPEKKGKDLETTRKACAKFSRIPVSIFNFLEGTRFTPAKHDEQQSPFRYLLKPKAGGIAFVLDAMGEQLRTLVNVTIHYPDGRPTFWCLLSGKLREVVVRFEELEIPRQFVGKSYDQDEGYRAEFQLWVNQLWERKDQILAQLHREFPAAAKA; this is encoded by the coding sequence ATGTTGAGTTTCCTTCCTGCCAACCTGCGCGGCATCCTCGCCAGCCTCATCCTGTTCGTCAGCACGTTGTGCTGGGCAACCCTGCTGTTCAGCATGACCCTGGTGAAGATCCTGTTGCCATTCGCGGCTGCACAAAGCGTCTGCAGCAAGATCATGAGCCTGATCGCCGAAGGCTGGATCGGCTGCAACAAGGGCTGGATGAACCTGGTCCGCGACACCCGCTGGGACGTCAAGGGCCTGGAAGGCCTGGAGTACGAGCACTCCTACCTGGTCACCAGCAACCACCAGAGCTGGGTCGACATCCTCGTCCTGCAGTACCAGCTCAACCGCCGCGTGCCGCTGCTGCGCTTCTTCCTCAAGCAGGAACTGATCTGGGTTCCGATCATCGGCCTGTGCTGGTGGGCGCTCGATTTCCCCTTCATGAAGCGCTACACCAAGGCGTATCTCGCCAAGCACCCGGAGAAGAAAGGCAAGGACCTGGAGACCACCCGCAAGGCGTGCGCCAAGTTCAGCCGGATTCCGGTGTCGATCTTCAACTTCCTCGAAGGCACCCGCTTCACCCCGGCCAAGCACGACGAACAGCAGTCGCCCTTCCGCTACCTGCTCAAGCCCAAGGCCGGCGGTATCGCCTTCGTCCTCGACGCCATGGGCGAACAACTGCGCACCCTGGTGAACGTCACCATCCACTACCCCGACGGGCGCCCGACCTTCTGGTGCCTGCTGTCGGGCAAGCTGCGCGAAGTGGTGGTGCGTTTCGAGGAGCTGGAGATTCCGCGCCAGTTCGTCGGCAAGAGCTACGACCAGGACGAGGGCTACCGCGCCGAATTCCAGCTGTGGGTGAACCAGCTCTGGGAGCGAAAGGACCAGATACTGGCGCAGCTGCACCGCGAGTTTCCGGCCGCTGCCAAAGCGTGA
- a CDS encoding DUF3565 domain-containing protein: METALLAAICMVRNLSDIEVERASLRCDAPECDPKTDGRDNADAPRLLDFHQDEDGYWVAVLSCGHTQHLRHQPPWQSRPWVLDPQQRQAQIGRLFPCGWCAKEQNSDKE, encoded by the coding sequence ATGGAAACCGCCTTGTTGGCCGCGATCTGCATGGTACGAAACCTTTCTGATATAGAAGTTGAGCGCGCAAGTTTACGCTGCGACGCCCCCGAATGCGACCCGAAGACGGACGGACGGGACAACGCGGACGCCCCGCGCCTGCTTGACTTTCATCAGGATGAAGACGGGTACTGGGTGGCAGTCTTGTCCTGCGGCCATACCCAGCACCTGCGGCACCAGCCACCCTGGCAATCCCGGCCCTGGGTGCTGGACCCGCAGCAACGTCAAGCGCAGATCGGCCGGCTCTTCCCCTGCGGCTGGTGCGCCAAGGAACAGAACAGCGACAAGGAGTAG
- a CDS encoding acetate kinase yields MPARNILVINCGSSSIKFALVREGRDDFILHGLAERLGSTGASLRWQGEGDAQPQTLELPGGDHQAALARLLPLVNEAAQGELHAIGHRVVHGGERFTQASRLNDEVLSAIRETSPLAPLHNPANLLGIDAALALYPNLPHIAVFDTAFHQSLPERAYRYAIPEPLYREQHVRRYGFHGTSHRYVSHMAAEMSGLAVGDSNWLSAHLGNGSSTCAIANGQSRDTSMGLTPLEGLMMGTRSGDVDPNLHSHLARTLGWSLEKIDHMLNHDSGLLGLSGLSNDMRTLEHAREQGHAGAALAIEVFCYRLAKSLASLTCALPRLDGIIFTGGIGENSALVRNLTVKHLHVLNLELDGEANARCVRGVGGPIHLPGHPRVLVIPTNEERQIALDTLAVLD; encoded by the coding sequence ATGCCGGCACGCAACATCCTGGTGATCAACTGCGGTAGTTCTTCGATCAAATTCGCCCTGGTTCGAGAGGGGCGCGACGACTTCATCCTCCACGGCCTGGCCGAACGCCTCGGCTCCACCGGCGCCAGCCTGCGCTGGCAGGGCGAGGGCGACGCGCAGCCACAGACCCTGGAACTGCCCGGCGGCGACCACCAGGCCGCCCTCGCCCGCCTGCTGCCGCTGGTGAATGAAGCCGCCCAGGGCGAACTGCATGCCATCGGCCACCGCGTGGTGCACGGCGGCGAACGCTTCACCCAGGCCTCGCGGCTGAATGACGAAGTCCTGAGCGCGATCCGCGAAACCTCACCGCTCGCGCCGCTGCACAACCCGGCCAACCTGCTGGGCATCGACGCCGCCCTGGCGCTCTACCCGAACCTGCCGCACATCGCGGTGTTCGACACCGCCTTTCACCAGAGCCTGCCCGAGCGCGCCTACCGCTACGCCATCCCCGAGCCGCTGTACCGCGAGCAGCACGTGCGCCGCTACGGCTTCCACGGCACCAGCCACCGCTACGTCAGCCACATGGCCGCCGAGATGAGCGGGCTGGCGGTGGGCGACAGCAACTGGCTGTCGGCGCACCTGGGCAACGGCAGCTCGACCTGCGCCATCGCCAACGGCCAGAGCCGCGACACCAGCATGGGCCTGACTCCGCTGGAAGGCCTGATGATGGGCACCCGCTCGGGTGACGTCGATCCGAACCTGCACAGCCACCTGGCGCGCACCCTGGGCTGGAGCCTGGAGAAGATCGACCACATGCTCAACCACGACAGCGGCCTGCTCGGTCTGTCGGGGCTGTCCAACGACATGCGCACCCTGGAGCACGCACGCGAACAGGGCCACGCCGGCGCGGCGCTGGCCATCGAAGTATTCTGTTACCGATTGGCCAAGTCCCTCGCCTCGCTGACCTGTGCGCTGCCGCGCCTGGACGGCATCATCTTCACCGGCGGCATTGGCGAGAACTCGGCCCTGGTGCGCAACCTCACGGTGAAGCACCTGCACGTACTCAATCTCGAACTCGACGGCGAAGCCAACGCCCGCTGCGTACGCGGCGTCGGCGGACCGATCCACCTGCCCGGCCATCCCCGGGTGCTGGTGATTCCCACCAACGAGGAACGGCAGATCGCACTCGACACCCTGGCCGTCCTCGACTGA
- a CDS encoding MBL fold metallo-hydrolase encodes MSEQPALIRETFPVGPLQCNCTIIGDPLTKKAIVVDPGGDHELILQRLDALGLKVVSIIHTHAHLDHFLASGQMKEKTGATLHLHKDDQFLWDNLEMQCRMFGVPYTPVPSPDQWLADDEELACGCGVALHTPGHTPGSMSFWFPKDKLLIAGDTLFRRSIGRTDLWGGDYDTIERSIRERLYSLDEEATVVTGHGPDTCLGDEMRENPFIRA; translated from the coding sequence ATGAGTGAGCAGCCCGCGTTGATCCGCGAAACCTTCCCCGTCGGCCCGTTGCAATGCAACTGCACCATCATCGGCGACCCGCTGACGAAGAAGGCCATCGTCGTCGATCCGGGCGGTGACCACGAACTCATCCTGCAGCGTCTCGACGCGCTGGGGCTGAAGGTGGTCAGCATCATCCACACCCACGCGCACCTCGATCATTTCCTCGCCTCCGGGCAGATGAAGGAAAAGACCGGTGCCACCCTGCACCTGCACAAGGATGACCAGTTCCTCTGGGACAACCTGGAGATGCAGTGCCGCATGTTCGGCGTGCCCTACACCCCGGTACCGTCGCCGGACCAGTGGCTGGCGGATGACGAGGAACTGGCCTGCGGTTGCGGCGTGGCGCTGCACACGCCGGGGCATACGCCGGGCTCGATGAGCTTCTGGTTCCCCAAGGACAAGCTGTTGATCGCCGGCGACACCCTGTTCCGCCGCAGCATCGGTCGCACTGACCTGTGGGGCGGTGATTACGACACCATCGAGCGTTCGATCCGCGAGCGTCTGTATTCGTTGGACGAGGAGGCGACCGTGGTGACCGGCCACGGTCCGGATACCTGTCTGGGCGACGAGATGCGCGAGAACCCATTCATTCGGGCCTGA